A region of the Electrophorus electricus isolate fEleEle1 chromosome 7, fEleEle1.pri, whole genome shotgun sequence genome:
CTTTACACCACAAATATAAACTGAAGATTGTTTGCACAGAGCTGATGTGTGCATCCTAGATTTTTTACCTGCTTAGATTAGACACCTGTTGGAAAAACTGGGCTTTTTCTTAATGAGTCTGAATGTTTTCCTTTGCTGGGTACTGGTTGCTAGTGCACTCTCCTCTGAAAGGAGGCAGAAATATTAGATTACACAAATAGGGGTGGAATATATCCACAGCTTTCTCTATTAGTCCAGCAGTGTAACAGGAAACTGGAGGTCACttaataatgtacatttatagtTTGGCAGGTTGTGGGAGTGTTTACCTTGGTCTGATTTACGGTTATAATGCAGCCTGTGTGCTTTGCTCATTTTCTCCACTGCTTCCTTGGGGTGTTTCTGAACAAGGGTTTCAAAAGGCAGTTCAGAAAGATCTGTAAGAGAAATTAATACAAGCAACTTCTTTGGACATAATCTTAACCCATACATGACGACTGTGTCCAGATTATAATCTTTATTAACTTGTGTTAATGCAATAACTGTTTCAATAACTTGATTTATATCTGGATCATATTTGTATATACTTTAGCCAGATTCCGATTATACTTCTCACCAAAATGCATCACCTGTGTAACCACATGAGATCAATTTGGTCACCACTGAGATGAGATTACTCTCATGTAAAAAGCACACCAACACATTCATCATTTCTGATTTACTTCCTAGTACAAATACGGTTTCTCACTCACTACTACCAGTGTATTACATGCTGTCAAACATCGGAAGAAACAATTTAAAGCAGGCAACAAATCATCTGCATCAGTGGAGGAGAAGGTTTTGTCTTTCAGGTGCTTTCATTTCTCCAGTGTTCAGCACCTCTAGGACTTTTTGAGCTAGAGACAGAAGTCAGCACTCAGCGGACATATTTCCATTTACATAATTGTATGCTGACAATGAAAATGCATTCCATTTAAACTTGTATTAAACAGGGTCAAGATTCTTCTCTGACCACTTCATAATGTGGTTTGAGTTATTGTAACCCAATTGCAATGCATCCTGGGGGCTGGCATTTGATGTTGACAAATGAAATCTGATTCGATCAccaaaatgcatgttaatgcaAGGTGTAAACAGCCTGTTGGATATACCGGTCGCAATagcacatacaccacacaaaaTTGTGTGAATTGATAGTAAAGTATAagcctggacatgcctaataatctagtctctctttctgccgaggtacacctacccctgatgtcatcatgttactgagcctcaacctgtcttAGGTGCCATGGCCATTCCCACAACCCCCGATGTCCCCTGCTATAggccaccacacctccaccccagccagtGACGTTTTGATTGCCTTTAATGGAccttctcttgcaggatggctttcagacacatgcacaccatcaggacaagactaggacctctagaaaattggactagacattaattgcttattttttcattttatcattagttattatttttctcattaaaattattattgtggtgacctttgtcagccagaggaaggaggcccccccccccccccccccccccggttcttctcaaggtttcttcctcatgctctagggagtttttcattgccactgtcacccttggcttgtccactggggcttggacttggacatttgtacagctgctttgtgacaacatctgctgtaaaaagccactatataaatacattttgatttttaaaattgatcATAACAGTATTAATATGGCAAATTATAGAAAGGGGCCAATTATTCCTCAAGGAATTTCCCATTTCAGCAACATTTAGTGCAGGCTACATCGATTGATTTTCAATGATGTTTTTGGAAACAACAGAATTATCAGAATCTtcctaaaaacattttctgtttgttagtCACTTTCTGaaagtattatatatatatatatatttcaactATTTACCTTGTTAATTATctattattcttttattctttagTATTAACAGCATTTAGAAAATAGTTTTTTAGTGCTGCCTGTGACTTCAAAGCCAAAACCacttacatttctaaatgtaaatgtatcaaCCTGACACTCGTAGAATCCAGTAAATGCATCAagcgtatacacacacgttGACATGTATGCATAGCACATACTGGTCTTCTTAAAGTGCAGGTTAATTGAGCCTCCGCTTGTAATCATACGCCACAGCCATGAGAGCCCATATCTCATTGGTGAGCGCCTCTGTGTCACCTTAGACACCGCAGGCCTGGCATAGTGACATTATCTCCCTCATCCGCCTCAGTTCCATTTGGTCCACAAGAGGGAGCCATCTTCCCACAGATTTCCCACTGTGAAATCCAATACATCCTAAATTCAATAGATTTGAAGTCTTCAAttccaaaatgtcattttaattatttgtattgtaaataatgtaaatacattacaaggaaaaaaaaacatggaattaCATGGAATTACCACCCCTGAAATAAGAGCATTCGGTAGATTTCTGGCGGTGGTTTTTGTAAGAGCAGTTATACACTTATCCCTGGTTGCACCCCCATCGCCAATGTAGTCAGCCACTATTTTCTCGCCCAACAATCTTTGAAGAGCGATGCCATGTCCCTACTCTGTGCCAAGTGGTGCAGGTGCACCCTGAGAGCCCTGGCCTAAGGGAAGGTCTCCTACAGCCCTCCAGCCAGTGCGCCAACAGAGAGCGCATAGTAGAGGAATTCATCTCGATGAAGAGCTCCATACTTGGCCAAGGGAGATGGTGTAAGGAGGGACCCAAAGTGGCAATGGATGGGAGGTAGCAGGTGGATGTGTTCAGGCGAAGGTGAGGAGGTGTTTGTTACAGACTGGATAATATTGTTGCTAGAGGAAATGGCAGGCAAAGGACCCATGCTCTGATCTAAAGTGGCAAAGGGGACCTTCTGAAACAGGCTGGACTTCTTTGAACTTCTGCTGGAACAACTCTTTCTAACACTATGGACAATATTTATGCACGCCCTTTGAGCTCCTTCCCATTCCACTGTTAGAGCTTTTGCATGCACTGTTTCCAGGGACTGTGGCTGGAGTTAGTGCTGGAGTTTGAAGAGTGTTTTGAATTTCATCTGGCGTAGAATCTGAATCTGTTTATCTTCAAGATGGCTGTCGGAGAAGATCTTTAGCAGGACATCTGGAAAATAAATGCCTAAATTATGGACAAGCCAGACAGATGGAATCTAATCAGCCAGACTAGAAGTGAAGAGGAAAAATGTAGACTGGCACACCAGAACAACAAGTTCTATAACTCACTGTTCAAGTAAACACACCTGCTGAAGCAATTATGCATTAATGTCCAGATAACCACTTAAGGAGAAGATAAATGTAAGGATGCTCCCTCTGGCTCACACGTCACACCTGGGGTAAAATGGCAGGTCCGCATCAGACTGGATCCTTCATTGAGGTGAATGGACTTGATCACAGTGAAAAgaacctgaacacagacaccaacTGGGTAAAATCCCGCTCATTGATCTGCAGCAATCTGCCCACCCTTACCCAGAACACCTTCTCGAACACAATACTTTAAATGCATTACATGCTTTAAAAGACCGAAAGCAAAAAGGCTCAGTTTTGGCTTTGCTATTTGGGTGAATGAAAGTACAAAAGCAATATAGACCTTGTGTACCCTTGACAAAGGCAGAAAAAGCATTTCATTCCTTGTACAACTGCCCAAGCTCATTTTCAATAGCCCTTCATCAGCATCGGTCCATTTTAGCAGCTCTACAGTGGGAGGGCAATGAAACGGCATCATCTAAATGACTGCTTGTGTATACAACTCAAAATAAAGAGCAAATGTTCAGCttagaccaaaaaaaaaaaagactttaccTTTAGAATGTGAATAGGAGTTGAACCTGAGGAGTTCTTTGCATAGCGTGTAGTAATTGTACAACagatcagtgtgtttaaaaacacGGCGATTCACTGTTAGCTTTTTATGATAACAACCTCTCCTACGTGGGACAAGATCAAGATGAAACAATCTACTAGCACAAAATCATTTCAGTCACACATGTCACTGATGTGTTTATACTTTTTTAGTTTTATGGTCAGTTTTAGTATAAATCACTTTGGAGCTAATACCTTTTCTGTGGAATCTCAGGACACATAACCAGTTGTACTCTAACAGAGAACAATAGAGAGGAGTCTGTCCACACACCTGAGACCAGTGAGGAGGATATAATGAAAAACATCTACAGCAACTACCTGAGAATAATGTGCATTGTGAGACAAAAAAGAGCACTTACAGGTAGATGCGAAGAGTGTTGAAGAAGTCAACAAACACTTCATCTTTCAGCACACCTGCCAATTCTTTCCCAACTGAGGATTGATCAATAAAGTAAAAGATTGGTTTAACTCTACCGTGAATAGATAGTGTGCCCGCGATAAGCAAGCATCGGTGGTAGTTTATCTGAAAGCAGATATGAGATATGAGCGTAACTCAGCCGAACTACTGGTGGTTTGAAAAGCTCTATCAGATTTCATATTTATCAGATTTCATATCAAGGACATTGCTAGCTGCACAACTGACGTTGCAGGCATCCATTTAAAGAACGCTGGAGATTTGACGTGAAAACTTTGACTGACGTCACAAGCAGAAGAACTACGCATTAGTTCGGTTTCTAACGTGGCCTGTTCTTTGGTTTGTTATATTCAATCTCTCTCGTTTCGCAATTCTTTATGGTTCTGTTGAATACAATCATTCAGATTACAACAGTGACCTACGGTGTCACCACCATTAAGAACTCAAATCAAAGTCAAAATCTGCAAATGCTAAATAAGCGTAATACTCATATATAATACTGAAAGCCTATTGAGAACACTTCAGTCCACAACTAGGTTACAATAAACGTTTTGACAAATTGAGGTTTAACGTTtggtttttgcttctgtgtaGCCAGTGTCGCTGGCCTGTGGTGGGGTGTCGTCCGTTTGTCAAATTCACCACATTTCGGCTTATTTCTCAATGTCGAAAAATATTACCCAAATAATATTATTGCTTAAACACAATAATATTTTAAGGATCtaattgattattattttaaacgtattatagtttttaaaaacaggagTTGTGTAAGTAACGTACTGTCAAACCATTATTCAAAATCATAACGGTTCCAAAAGTCTTCAGTCAACTCTGTAAAGGCATTCCGTGTATAATTCAGCACTTTCAAATTTAGGGTAACGGAAGATTTTGGAGCTACAATTGCggttaaaatatattaaaatgtgaaacCACTTGGGGGCGCTTTGGTTCATTATAGTAAACTGTTTAATTGTATTTCAGTTCTGTTTATAATTTTGTCTGAGTTCATTCAGACGTTGTTTTGTAAGCTACACGACTTACCTTAGTCACTTTGCTTAATGCAAGGACGTTGTATTAATGTGAAAGGCACAAACAAAAGATATCACAGACCTACCctaaatacaattttaatattCCCTTTCTCGCCCGGCAAACTAGAGGGCGTTGACTTGGTCGTTTGCAACTCCAATGATCTAACAGAATGCCCTTTCAATCACACATGGCTCGCGCTCTTCTCTAACCAATCAAATGAGCCGGGATCCCAGTTCCTCGATATAAATCAGAGGGACACCCGAAAGACTTGgtcagagaatgagagaacatCGACCACGCAATTTTCTGACCAATATCTGGACCTGGCAGTCTGATATCGCTTATTTTCATATTCGCTGGTGTCCAGGTATGGTACGGTGCTTACATTAGGGTTTTATATATTTCACTTGCCTATAGTGCTGAAGGATTGTTCTTTTAGTTACTTGTTATTTTATGGATAATTCGTGGGAatgcttcagaaatgtttttattgcgACAGCCCTGTGTTTAAATAATTCAGTATTCGAACTATAATGTTTTCTGGTACATATTTGCCcatctgtgtttgtgatgtAGCCAGTTAACAGTACGGCGTATCTTAGCGCTGTAACCATGACTACAAGCTCTCGCCGAGAGATGTGGGATACAGTCTGCAGCCTACACTAGGCGTTCTGTTATAAAATGCGTTCGCCAAATGATCTTAGTTAAAATATAAATCGTGGCGCTAATCCAGGTAATCgtaaacattaaatattcattttcgGGTGATTTTGAGCGCATGGGAGTGGGAGAAGACCCTAGACACGTGGTGTCGCATGCCGTCCCTGTTGTAAACTATGGATTTTGACTGAGATAATCGTGGTTGAACCCTGCTACGTAGGTTATCTCAGCACTAGCGCTTACCACTGGGTTCTTGATCACCTGCAATGTATCGGGTCTTCAAATGAATTTGCACGCATAGTGGCCATATTCACTATTGTATTTTACTCATTTGTTTAGGTGTTTTATAGTAACGAAAATGGCGACGTCGGCCAGCGCACAGCTGAGTAAAGTGGTCAAACGGCAGTACCTGGAACTGCCCCAGGGAGACAAAGTACAAGCCATGTACATCTGGATAGACGGAACTGGGGACGGGCTGCGATGTAAAACCAGGACGCTAGACTCAGAGCCAAAAAGCGTTGAAGGTAAACAACCTGTGCATTTCTGACGACATGACTCTAAAGGCTGCATACATATGTAGCCTCTTTGATTGCTATACATTCTAGAGCTGACCGTCCTCCCGCTGTTATGCAGAACTCCCTGAGTGGAACTTTGATGGTTCCAGTACCTACCAATCTGAAGGCTCCAACAGTGACATGTATCTGATTCCTTCGGCCATGTTCAGGGATCCATTCCGCAAAGACCCCAACAAACTCGTCCTGTGTGAAGTGGTGAAATACAACCGCAGGCCTGCTGGTAAGGAAGGCAATCTCTAGGTCTTGATTTCTTTGTTGCAAGTCTACATTCATTTGGATTGATTGTGAGCCTTGTGTCCCCAATGTCTCTTCTCCTTGGTCCCAGAAACAAACCATCGTGTAACATGCAGAAAAGTCATGCAGATGGTGGAGGGGCAGAACCCTTGGTTCGGCATGGAGCAGGAATACACTATCCTAGGCACAGACGGACATCCCTTTGGCTGGCCCTCCAACGGCTTTCCAGGGCCCCAAGGTAGTCAATCCCCCATGCATTTcacatgctttttgttttgagtATAGTAGTGTCTTTATGGCATACAACTTGTTCCTTCCAGGACCTTACTACTGCGGTGTTGGCGCTGACAAAGCCTATGGAAGAGATGTTGTGGAAGCCCACTATAGAGCCTGTCTGTATGCTGGAGTAAAGATCTGTGGAACTAATGCTGAAGTCATGCCGGCTCAGGTAAAACTTGTTGCAC
Encoded here:
- the glula gene encoding glutamate-ammonia ligase (glutamine synthase) a, with product MATSASAQLSKVVKRQYLELPQGDKVQAMYIWIDGTGDGLRCKTRTLDSEPKSVEELPEWNFDGSSTYQSEGSNSDMYLIPSAMFRDPFRKDPNKLVLCEVVKYNRRPAETNHRVTCRKVMQMVEGQNPWFGMEQEYTILGTDGHPFGWPSNGFPGPQGPYYCGVGADKAYGRDVVEAHYRACLYAGVKICGTNAEVMPAQWEFQVGPCEGIDMGDHLWVARFILHRVCEDFGVVASFDPKPIPGNWNGAGCHTNFSTKEMREEGGLKYIEECIEKLSKRHNYHIRAYDPKGGLDNARRLTGRHETSSIHEFSAGVANRGASIRIPRSVGQEKKGYFEDRRPSANCDPYAVTEALIRTCLLDEEGDEPVDY